One genomic region from Thermoanaerobaculum aquaticum encodes:
- a CDS encoding IPTL-CTERM sorting domain-containing protein: MMAVATADALTYTVTTLSDAVANDSQCSLREAIQEANNGADTDCAGSPSNGNDTIVFSVSGTIALSSTLPNILDAATVGTLTINGDVNGDGIGDITISGDTNGDTVQDVRVMQVNSNGNLTLQNLTIAYGNGGSFGGGGIYNNQGILTLVRTTFSNNSTSGDGGAVSSTGVFTVTVSYSTFTNNNAGYGGAISTNGAGPLTVLQSSFSGNTAANGGGAISDWSAGTLTTTIHIDDSTFSNNVAAGGWGGGAIFEFGGTLLVRKSTFLNNRATGSSQNGGGISGAGGRVTVANSTFSGNEATNGGGVANNSGFLYVYNSTLSGNTASTNGGALYAWKSGTNPPYTEVYNSILANSTGSSSYDCFNGAGSNGTLIGGNNIIETTPTSSSPSSCSAIVFSTSDPQLGVLTGSPAYFPLSPASPAIDTGDSTICGNSVVNNQSQNGVTRPLDGNGDTVPICDIGSFEAPAAPAAQSDMAASLGSLPPSLSPGGSYTSLSFSCTNNGPDPATNATCSITASAGTVSSVSCNPPVPVGSLANGATINCTFNFTAPGISGGGDTPQTGVTFTVTAGASNDSNAANNTASNTTPVPLVDALDDSTSFPASFVGATFNVGSNDQFGSGSLPPGASFTLLGATTCASASINSSGVATFNVPASGTCVVAYRVCVISGCDTAQLVVTAQQQQPIPTLDEWGLTALVLLMVGAGLLLVRRVVA; encoded by the coding sequence TTTTTAGCGTCAGCGGCACCATCGCGCTGAGCTCCACTCTGCCCAACATCCTGGATGCGGCCACGGTGGGTACGCTGACCATCAATGGCGACGTCAACGGTGACGGCATCGGGGACATCACCATCAGCGGTGACACCAATGGAGACACCGTTCAGGACGTGCGGGTAATGCAAGTAAACTCTAACGGCAACCTCACCTTACAAAACCTCACCATCGCTTACGGAAACGGAGGAAGCTTTGGAGGTGGTGGCATCTACAATAACCAAGGTATCCTTACGCTTGTACGGACTACATTTTCCAACAACAGCACCAGCGGCGATGGTGGTGCCGTCAGCAGTACCGGCGTCTTCACCGTCACCGTGTCATACTCTACATTTACCAACAACAACGCGGGCTACGGCGGCGCCATCTCCACGAATGGAGCAGGACCTTTAACGGTTCTCCAGAGCAGCTTTTCCGGCAACACCGCCGCCAACGGCGGCGGTGCCATAAGCGACTGGTCTGCCGGTACGCTCACTACCACGATTCATATTGACGATTCCACATTCTCCAATAATGTCGCCGCTGGCGGTTGGGGCGGCGGTGCCATCTTTGAGTTCGGCGGTACGCTGCTGGTGCGAAAGAGCACTTTCCTCAACAACAGGGCTACTGGCAGCAGCCAAAACGGTGGCGGCATTTCTGGCGCAGGAGGACGGGTGACCGTTGCCAACAGCACCTTTTCCGGCAACGAGGCAACCAATGGCGGGGGTGTGGCTAACAACAGTGGCTTTCTCTATGTGTATAACAGCACTTTGTCTGGGAACACCGCGTCAACAAATGGGGGTGCCCTATACGCGTGGAAGTCCGGTACGAACCCGCCGTATACTGAGGTCTACAATTCAATTCTTGCAAACAGCACTGGGTCTTCGTCTTACGACTGCTTCAATGGAGCTGGAAGCAACGGCACCCTTATTGGTGGCAACAACATCATCGAAACCACCCCAACCTCAAGCAGCCCCAGCAGTTGTAGTGCCATTGTTTTCTCCACCAGCGACCCACAATTGGGTGTGCTTACCGGCTCACCAGCTTATTTCCCGCTCAGCCCAGCCAGCCCGGCCATAGACACTGGCGATAGCACCATCTGCGGCAATTCGGTAGTGAACAACCAATCCCAAAACGGCGTGACCCGCCCGCTAGATGGCAATGGCGACACCGTCCCAATCTGCGACATTGGCTCCTTTGAGGCACCCGCAGCACCGGCGGCGCAGAGCGACATGGCGGCCAGTTTGGGTTCGCTGCCGCCCAGCCTGTCGCCTGGTGGGTCATACACCTCTTTGAGCTTTTCTTGTACCAACAACGGTCCTGATCCGGCGACCAACGCCACCTGCTCTATTACGGCCTCAGCGGGAACCGTGAGCAGCGTAAGCTGCAATCCTCCGGTGCCGGTGGGCTCTCTTGCCAACGGTGCCACCATCAACTGCACATTCAACTTCACCGCCCCAGGTATTTCGGGAGGAGGGGATACGCCCCAGACAGGTGTCACCTTCACGGTCACCGCCGGTGCGTCCAATGACTCCAATGCTGCTAACAACACCGCCAGCAACACAACCCCCGTCCCGTTAGTGGATGCCTTAGATGATTCGACGAGCTTCCCGGCTAGCTTTGTAGGCGCCACCTTCAACGTTGGGTCCAACGATCAGTTCGGCAGTGGCTCCTTACCGCCTGGGGCGAGCTTTACTTTGCTTGGTGCGACGACGTGTGCTAGCGCTAGCATCAACAGCAGCGGCGTCGCGACCTTTAACGTGCCGGCTTCCGGCACCTGCGTGGTCGCCTACCGGGTGTGTGTCATCAGTGGCTGCGATACCGCGCAGCTGGTGGTGACGGCGCAGCAACAGCAACCCATCCCTACCCTAGATGAATGGGGTCTTACGGCACTTGTCCTGCTGATGGTGGGTGCCGGGCTGTTGTTAGTGCGACGTGTGGTTGCGTAG